aggggcgatCACGGCATCACGCCCTAGGCAATGAAAACTTTGAAATTTGGTTGTAATTATGGGTTTTAAGTAAATAATTTGGTTAAAATTGAATTGGGTTACTTGTAATTAGTGGTGTAACAGGATTTGTAGTTATCGACGAGAAGTCTTCAAGGGGGACGGACTAGTTATGTTACTCTCTGCGTCCTAGTCAGTAGTTATCgattgtcctttttttttttctttgtgagGGGAAATTCAGACATAGATCACTGTTGATTGGGTTGGCAGAAGTATGAGGTAAACTACACTTAGTTCTGCTATTGTTTGAAGTTAAGTGATTAAAATTTGTTGCAGACATCAAGGTTTATAGATTGGAGTTATGGTTGTAACTTGTAAGTGAATAATTTTGGCTGAGTTGTAATTAAGGGTTGTAAGCTGAGTTACAGGATTCCCTCAAATCACAGCGAATTGCTAACTGATTCTCACATATTTGGTATCCGTATCACGATGTATTCTGATTTTTTGTTTGAAATATCTGTATTACAGTGTAAAAAGTGCGGATCGCCTATGTGAATTATGTATTCGTCTCAGAGCGTACTAGAATTAGGCAATTATGGTCTATGGTTGTGAGACATGTAATTTGTAAGTGAATTAGTTTCGTTGGAATTGAATTGTGTTATAAGGAGTTAGGTGATTACATTTGTTGCAGGCAGCAAGGTTAATTGGAACTGGTACATTTGGATGTGGGAGTTTTATTATAGAAGGGGAAGATTTCATTGCAGAAAATGTGACTTTCGAGAACTCAGCTCCTCAGGTATATATAttcttgtttttttgtttttttttgtttttatgtttcatTTTCTTGGGTTAGTTCAATTTTGTTGGTTTTTGAGGTAAGGATTGAACGGTTTATGCAATTGTAAAGTTAGGTTTGTAATTTTGAAGCTAATTTCAGCATTTTTGGGGGTTTACATGAATGATATGTGCAGGGATCAGGGCAGGCGGTGGCAGTTCGAGTTACGGCAGATCGTTCTGCTTTTTACAACTGCAGGTTCCTTGGATGGCAGGTACTATTCTACTGTCTTCCTTTCAAGCCATATAATTGTTATGATATTGACATTGGAAGCTTTGATGGTGGTAAGCAAAATTGTGGTCACTTCATCCCTTGGTTAGCGTGTTCTAGAGTGAATCTCAGAAAAGAAGGAAAACTATTTTTATAAATGGTGCTCATCGTTTAAGCTAGTTTGTTTGTAGGTAAATCAGATAAGTTTGTAAGTTGATGCTGTATTATCGAGCGTTCATTGAAATAATCTTTCGAATACCGCAActgttgatttctgaaatgagtgACCACTTTTCGCCCATTTTATTGTCTTAATTCATAAAGAAGTAGCCAGCTGATGCTACAGTTGTAATTTTCCACTGTCTAGGATGAGCACCTCTGACACAGAGGTACATGCCATTATGCCATAGACGGTAGATCTTAATTCATGAACATTTTATTGGCTAAGCGGTGAATATTCTATCAGTGTTTCATTTCACCTTGTGCGCCTCTTGGATAAAGTCAGTTTTAAATGGCAGATGATACATAAAATAATTGTAATTTATGCATTCAGTTTTTGAAGGGTTTATGACTATTCCTTTTTCCATTGCATGGATCAATGGATGTACTTATTGTTCGCTGTGTGTTTCTACATCAGGATACTCTGTATCTGCATTATGGAAAACAGTATTTACGAGATTGCTATATCGAAGGCAGTGTAGACTTTATCTTTGGAAATAGTACCGCATTGCTGGAGCATTGTCATATTCATTGCAAGTCAGAGGGGTTTATCACAGCACAAAGTAGGAAGTCTTCTCAAGAGCATACGGGTTATGTGTTCCTAAGGTAACTGGGAAAATTCTTCTTGAATGCTTTTCTCTGATGTTTAATGTGTCTGATACGATTACATAAACCGTGGTTTAAAACTTTTCTGCGTTGCTTTCTGAGTTCTCTTGGTATTTTTTGTGCTTCAGACGTCTGCATTATACTATTATATGTTAACTAGGAGCATTTGGGTCAAGTGTTCACTAAAGTTTAGCCATTCAATATAAGGATAGTATAGATACGGACTTTTAAGTTATCGCATGACATACAATAGTGAGTAGCAGCTACCCCAAGAAAGTTCCTGCAATGTCTCTTTTATGACGTAGTAAAATATTCGGAATTATAAACTTACCTTGCTAATATGAAAATTTTCAATGTTCTAATATTTTCCATATGAAGTTTTTCTTTTATCATATTCTTTTTCTTCGGGGTTAATGAAATTTGTATCCAGCCGAAAAAGTTGAACTTTGAATCTTCGGTAGACATCAATCATATCATGTTCACTTAATGCCTTAATGTCTTCTTTAAGTCCATGAACTGAGTGCAGACTGCAGACTTGAGTTTTTGGCTTCCTATTTAGATAAAGAAATAAATTCGGTCAACAACTAGTCATTAAGTGTTACGGAGTACTATTCTAAACTCTTAATCAATAAATAGTAACCAATAAACTAATTTTGACTGCGGAGTCATACAAGAGAGGGAAAAACTGAATTGAGTTGTTCATATTTCAGGCAGAAAAGCCTCTCTTACTAATTGCATTCCATTTTTCTTATGCATCTTTGTAAAGTAGAATTTGTGACATTTGTTTCAGATGTGTGATCACGGGGAACGGAAAGGCATCATATGCCTATCTTGGACGTCCATGGGGTCCTTTTGGAAGAGTGGTCTTTGCACATACATACATGGATCAGTGCGTCAGACACGAGGGTTGGCACAACTGGGGCAAATGTGAGAATGAAAGGAGTGCTTGCTTTTACGAATACAGGTATCTAAATCTTCTGGACGTAATTGTATAACTGTACATGTAGTATTCGTATAATTTTGCGCAGACAATTTTTGAACTGAAATATTTAGTATTTTCAGAGACTATTTATTCCACGGACGCTGGTTTAAGCTTTACATTATTTGAGCGTACATTTTGGAAGTGGTCATTGGCATAGCCTTGACTGCTTCACAATGTAATTCAGCTTTCTGGAGTTACGTATGTTGTCAATTTTAATCTCGCAATGTCTAACAACATATGCTTAATGGCTTGTCACATGCTTAAAAGGTGTTCTGGACCCGGGAGTTGTTCATCAAAACGTGTTGGATGGGCAAGAGAGCTAATTGATGAAGAAGCCGATCAATTCCTTGTGCATTCATTTGTAGACCCTGATCCACAAAGGCCATGGTTAGCCGCAAGAATGGCTGTACGAATACCTTATTCCGCTTGAACGGTCAGTCGGTCACTGTATGTGCGACATATGTGTGTATAGTTCAAATATTGATGTAGTTACAAATAAATGAGTCCAATTAATCAACTACGTGAAGAAACGGAACATGCTCGGGCTATGCTACAATTTTCCGTCCTCGGATTTTTGTTATATGTAATATCCACGCTTCCTTTTGTAAGGTTTTGTATTTTATGTTTGATGTATGTACATTGTTTAAACGAAATAGATGTGTTTTTCAGCAGCTTGGGTAAAAGCTGTTTGTCATGTGAGCTTGTAAAATCATGAATAACGTATACACTTTCCCGCCAAGTCACACAGCAATGAAAAT
The Silene latifolia isolate original U9 population chromosome 11, ASM4854445v1, whole genome shotgun sequence genome window above contains:
- the LOC141610649 gene encoding pectinesterase 31 → MAATPTAIVIRVALDGSGDFCSVQDAIDAIPLANTRRTIIRLSPGVYRQPVYVPKTKNFITFAGLSPEDTVITWNNTATRIEHHQAARLIGTGTFGCGSFIIEGEDFIAENVTFENSAPQGSGQAVAVRVTADRSAFYNCRFLGWQDTLYLHYGKQYLRDCYIEGSVDFIFGNSTALLEHCHIHCKSEGFITAQSRKSSQEHTGYVFLRCVITGNGKASYAYLGRPWGPFGRVVFAHTYMDQCVRHEGWHNWGKCENERSACFYEYRCSGPGSCSSKRVGWARELIDEEADQFLVHSFVDPDPQRPWLAARMAVRIPYSA